A single region of the Bacteroidota bacterium genome encodes:
- a CDS encoding DUF4293 domain-containing protein, with translation MIQRIQTVYLLIVAILGGLGLYLPLWNNLENIEVKGFENIYILALFAIEIVLTLVTIFLFFNRKLQFVLVRINILINILLLGVFGYYTLNFSGETVIVSEKGIGLIVPFISIVFLFLANKAIRKDEELVKSVDRLR, from the coding sequence ATGATTCAAAGAATCCAAACAGTATATCTGTTAATAGTTGCAATCTTAGGTGGTTTAGGACTTTATTTGCCACTGTGGAATAATCTTGAAAATATTGAGGTGAAAGGCTTTGAGAATATCTATATTTTAGCTTTATTTGCAATAGAGATCGTTCTGACATTAGTAACTATATTTTTATTCTTTAATAGAAAATTACAGTTTGTGTTAGTACGTATTAATATTTTGATCAACATTCTACTGCTGGGTGTTTTCGGATATTATACACTAAATTTTTCCGGAGAAACAGTAATTGTTTCTGAGAAGGGAATTGGGCTTATAGTACCTTTCATTTCTATCGTGTTTTTATTTTTAGCTAATAAAGCTATAAGAAAGGATGAAGAGCTTGTGAAATCAGTGGATAGATTACGATAA
- the rho gene encoding transcription termination factor Rho: MFGIEELKQKKLSDLQAIAKQLNIKKISQLKKLDLVYKVLDFQADNPTEVKKSQPVEKTHSKPAAKTPPKQTSSEESTEPKKRRRILHEAKPEGRPGKKQDAKPEGKPEIKQDAKPEGKREEKKVEKGIEKKTQDSLKTTESAEANIKKQPEEGTEQRKATQQKRQDFQKREKREAPKREQHQKSGSDKRDNAPKKFDNKTRRPAPQQGRQQNDYQNKKSRYKSPEHEFEGIITSEGVLEIMQDGYGFLRSSDYNYLSSPDDIYVSQSQIRLFGLKTGDTVRGNVRPPKEGEKYFPLIKVEKINGREPDFIRDRVSFEHLTPLFPNEKFKLAEKHSTTSTRIIDLFSPLGKGQRGMIVAQPKTGKTVLLKEVANAIAANHPEVYMMILLIDERPEEVTDMQRSVNGEVVASTFDEPAERHVKVANIVLEKAKRMVESGHDVVILLDSITRLARAYNTVSPASGKVLSGGVDANALHKPKRFFGAARNIENGGSLTIIATALIDTGSKMDEVIFEEFKGTGNQELQLDRKISNRRIFPAIDLISSGTRRDDLLLDPKTVKRMWVLRNYLADATPLEAMESLKGKIERTRSNEEFLISMND; this comes from the coding sequence ATGTTTGGTATTGAAGAGCTCAAGCAAAAGAAGCTTTCTGACTTGCAAGCCATTGCAAAACAGTTAAATATTAAAAAAATCAGTCAACTGAAAAAGTTAGACCTTGTCTACAAGGTACTTGATTTTCAGGCAGACAATCCTACTGAAGTAAAAAAGAGCCAGCCTGTTGAGAAGACACATAGCAAGCCAGCTGCTAAAACCCCTCCAAAACAAACTTCAAGCGAAGAAAGTACTGAGCCAAAAAAGCGAAGAAGAATACTTCATGAAGCAAAGCCTGAAGGGAGACCTGGAAAAAAACAGGATGCAAAACCTGAAGGAAAACCTGAAATAAAACAGGATGCAAAACCTGAAGGGAAACGCGAAGAAAAAAAGGTAGAAAAAGGCATTGAGAAAAAAACTCAGGATAGTTTAAAAACTACCGAAAGTGCTGAGGCAAATATAAAAAAGCAGCCTGAAGAAGGCACAGAGCAAAGAAAAGCGACTCAACAAAAAAGACAGGATTTTCAAAAGCGCGAAAAAAGAGAAGCTCCTAAAAGAGAACAGCATCAAAAAAGCGGATCTGACAAAAGAGATAACGCTCCGAAAAAATTCGATAACAAAACTCGCAGACCTGCACCTCAGCAGGGAAGACAGCAAAACGATTATCAAAATAAAAAGAGCAGATACAAATCTCCGGAACACGAATTCGAAGGAATTATTACCAGTGAAGGAGTTTTAGAAATAATGCAGGACGGATATGGATTTTTACGTTCATCAGATTACAACTACCTGTCTTCGCCTGACGATATTTATGTTTCACAATCACAAATCAGACTTTTTGGCTTAAAAACCGGAGATACTGTAAGAGGTAATGTCAGACCTCCTAAAGAAGGTGAAAAATATTTTCCGTTAATTAAAGTGGAAAAGATAAATGGACGTGAACCTGATTTCATCAGAGACAGAGTTTCGTTTGAACATCTTACGCCTCTTTTCCCTAACGAAAAGTTTAAACTGGCAGAGAAGCACAGTACAACCTCAACAAGAATTATTGACCTGTTCTCACCTTTAGGTAAAGGACAGAGGGGTATGATTGTTGCACAGCCTAAAACCGGTAAAACTGTTCTGTTGAAAGAAGTAGCCAATGCTATTGCAGCAAACCATCCTGAAGTTTACATGATGATCTTACTTATTGACGAACGTCCTGAGGAAGTTACCGATATGCAAAGAAGTGTAAATGGAGAAGTAGTTGCTTCAACATTTGATGAACCGGCCGAAAGACATGTAAAAGTTGCAAATATCGTTTTAGAAAAAGCGAAGAGAATGGTGGAGTCAGGTCACGATGTAGTTATTTTACTCGACTCTATTACACGTTTGGCAAGGGCATACAACACCGTTTCTCCGGCATCGGGTAAAGTACTTTCAGGAGGGGTTGATGCGAATGCTTTACATAAGCCTAAACGTTTCTTTGGTGCGGCCCGTAATATTGAAAATGGCGGTTCATTAACTATTATTGCAACGGCTCTTATCGATACAGGATCAAAAATGGATGAAGTTATTTTTGAAGAATTCAAAGGTACAGGTAACCAGGAACTACAATTGGATAGAAAAATATCTAACAGACGTATATTCCCTGCTATCGACCTTATATCTTCAGGTACACGTCGTGATGATCTTTTATTAGATCCGAAAACCGTAAAACGAATGTGGGTATTACGTAATTACCTTGCCGATGCTACTCCTTTGGAAGCAATGGAAAGCTTAAAAGGTAAAATTGAAAGAACAAGAAGTAACGAAGAATTCCTTATTTCTATGAATGATTAA